In one Bacillus spongiae genomic region, the following are encoded:
- a CDS encoding tryptophan 2,3-dioxygenase family protein, whose product MNKQLTDYEKYIKTEELLMLQKTSDERSCDDELTFQMIHQISELHFKLILQSIHMAKEHMINEEIIEASSQLRRIHLHLKHLPHTFDIIKEISPKNYHSIRLALGKGSGQDSPGFNKILTLGPTLWAPFEDILQKHTLTVFDLHKYPDKHYPLYELMKNLHEFDERFQSYRYEHIQLVRRMIGLHTNSLKGVPAQALERGAKKEFFPELWRVISELTDWTGTSYNPKPLP is encoded by the coding sequence TATTAAAACAGAAGAACTGTTAATGTTGCAAAAAACGTCCGATGAACGAAGCTGTGATGATGAGCTAACCTTTCAAATGATTCATCAAATCTCAGAGTTACATTTTAAACTCATTCTTCAAAGTATTCACATGGCCAAAGAACATATGATTAACGAAGAAATCATTGAAGCATCGTCCCAATTAAGAAGAATTCATTTACATTTGAAACATTTACCTCACACGTTTGACATCATCAAAGAGATTTCTCCTAAGAATTATCACAGTATCCGCTTAGCCCTTGGAAAAGGAAGCGGACAAGATTCGCCCGGGTTTAATAAAATCTTAACGTTAGGTCCAACCTTATGGGCACCATTCGAAGATATTTTACAAAAACACACATTAACCGTATTTGATCTACATAAATATCCAGATAAACACTATCCTTTATATGAACTCATGAAAAACCTCCATGAATTTGATGAACGGTTTCAATCGTATCGATATGAGCACATTCAGCTTGTGCGCCGTATGATTGGTCTCCATACGAATAGTTTGAAAGGAGTTCCAGCTCAAGCACTTGAAAGAGGAGCAAAAAAAGAATTTTTTCCAGAACTTTGGAGAGTGATTAGTGAGTTAACGGATTGGACGGGTACGAGCTACAATCCAAAGCCTTTGCCGTAA